The DNA segment AACAATGTATCATCGTTACGACGGCGGCTGGATTGAGGTTATCTGCGGCAGCATGTTCAGCGGAAAAACAGAGGAATTAATCCGGCGGCTGGTGCGGGCTGAAATTGCCAAACAAAAGGTACAGGTTTTTAAACCCGCCCTGGATAATCGTTACGAGTCCCAAAAAGTAAGTTCGCACAGCGGCCGGTATTACGAGGCCACCGTAGTGCAAAATGCCGCCGAAATTGCGGCCCGGCTAGACGAAGATACCGACGTGGTAGCGATAGATGAAGTGCAATTTTTTGATTGGACCATTGCCGAACTGTGTGAAAAATTAGCCAACCAGGGCCGGCGGGTCATCCTGGCCGGGCTAGACCTGGATTTTCGAGGTGAACCGTTTGGCCCCCTACCGCTACTCATGGCTCAGGCCGAAATGGTAGACAAACTCCAGGCCATTTGTATGACCTGCGGCGCGCCGGCCAGCCGCACCCAACGGTTAATTGATGGCCGTCCGGCGCATTATAACGACCCGGTGATTATGGTAGGCGCCAGTGAAGTGTACGAGGCTCGCTGCCGAGAGCACCATGAAGTGCCGCGAGATTAGGTGCTTAATCAACTTTGGGCCGCTTCGTTAAAATTGGGCATCCACCGTTAAAGCGTGGGCCAGCCGGACTTTGTATTCTACCCGCAAAATCTCAATGGCCCCAAACCGCCGCAAATGAGGGGTCATAAATTGCACGTCGAGCAAACAAAAGCCACCCTGGCGTAACCGTTGCACCAGATGCACCAGGGCGATTTTGCTGCTATCGGTGATCCGGCTGAACATACTCTCGCCCGCAAACAAACCCCGCACACTAACCCCATAGAGGCCACCGGCCAGTTCGTTCTTTATCCAGGTTTCAACGCTGTGGGCATAACCCAGCCGGTGCAACTCTGAATATACTTCAATGAACTCGGCGCTGATCCATGTTTTTTCCCGGTCGGGATGGCCCGGCACAGGTTCGGCGCAGGCCCTCATCACCGGGGTAAAGGCAGTGTCAACCCGCACTTCAAAATCACCCCGGCGCATGCGCCGGGCCAGAGAACGGGGAACGTGGAATTTGTCCAGGGGTAAGATGGCGCGGGGATCGGGGTCGTACCAGTAAACTGCGCCGTCTTCGCCCGTCATAGGAAAGATGCCCTGACTGTAAGCATTGAGCAAAATCTGCGGCGTCAATTTCATTGAGCCAAACCACGCTTCAAATGAATTAGTATCCCTGCCACCAATCCTTGCGCGAACGGGGGTCCATAAAAGTGCCTCTATCCCTGACGGCCACTTTGATTTCGGAACCAGGGGCTGTGCCCAGGGCCTGGCTGTTGCGCAGGGCCGGCAGATAGCCGGTCACGCGATTGCCTGCGGCGTCGTTTTGGGCGCGGTAGAGGGCCAGCAGGTTGGGGTCCACGCACACGTCTTCAATATGCACGGCATAACCGGCCGCTACTGTATCCTGGCGGGTGTAACCCAGAGTGATACGTTTTTCTGCCGCATATAGCACCATTGCTTTGTAATCACCGCCATAAATTTCAGGGTCGCGTTCGGGAAGGTAGACCGTTTCGCCGGCGGTGGTGGTAAAACCGGCCAGGGTAACGCCGGGAGCAGTAATGGCCGGGCCACGACAGCCATGCTCGCCACAACCCCAAATCCATTGGTTAATCTGGTAAACGGCGTTGATACCGGGCACCCGATGCGGGTCAAAAAGACCGGCCAGTTGAGGCGCATAGGGGTCAGAGCCGCCGGCGTAATCAACCAGGCCCAGGTATTCGTTGACCGGAGCATATCCCCGCAGGGCCAGATTCAAGTCGCCATGCAGAACGTCAGGATGGTCTGCCGGCGCCCCCTCAATGGGAATAAGGTTAAAGGTGGCGGTAGAGGTCAGGGGACATTCCGACTGGGGCGATTTGAATACAATGGGCAGAAATACCTGTGGCGCGGCTAAGGTGAAGGTGGCCGGCGGAGTCACGTAACCGCTCGCGCTGATCGCATCATGCGCCTGCACGGTCCAGGTATAAACGCCGTTAGGCAAAGCATAAGTGGGCGTGTAGATTGAGGCGGTAGTAGTAATAGGGGCGGTATAAGCCTGGCTACCGGTAAGCAAAAGTGTATAACTGATGATGCCGCCGGGATCATCGGTAACGGCGTCGGCCCAGGCAAAAGTAGGCCGGGGGTTGGTGATAGTGACGCCGTTGGTGGGCGTAATGAGCAAGGTGAAGGTGATGCTTTGACCCCAGATAGTCGCGGCGGTGGGAGCCGGATTATTTTGGGCGGGCACAGCGGCATAAACCGGGGTAATGGTTAAAAACGTTACCCCCCAACCAATACCGGCCAGTAACCATATTGCAGTAAAGGAAGAAATGATGCGAGCCAAGTGGGTCATAAAGTACACCTATTTTACCTGCCCGGCGGCAATCCGGGTAGTGTACTTAATACCTACCGGGGGATGTACTTTATGCCTATTGCCCGGTTAACAGACCGGGTTTATCCCAATTTTAATAGGGTAGGGACAGGACAATGTCCTGCCCCTACCGCCAAAATTTTGGCACACACCCTAACAGACTTACCCTCCCGCCA comes from the Anaerolineae bacterium genome and includes:
- a CDS encoding thymidine kinase, with product MYHRYDGGWIEVICGSMFSGKTEELIRRLVRAEIAKQKVQVFKPALDNRYESQKVSSHSGRYYEATVVQNAAEIAARLDEDTDVVAIDEVQFFDWTIAELCEKLANQGRRVILAGLDLDFRGEPFGPLPLLMAQAEMVDKLQAICMTCGAPASRTQRLIDGRPAHYNDPVIMVGASEVYEARCREHHEVPRD
- a CDS encoding leucyl/phenylalanyl-tRNA--protein transferase — protein: MKLTPQILLNAYSQGIFPMTGEDGAVYWYDPDPRAILPLDKFHVPRSLARRMRRGDFEVRVDTAFTPVMRACAEPVPGHPDREKTWISAEFIEVYSELHRLGYAHSVETWIKNELAGGLYGVSVRGLFAGESMFSRITDSSKIALVHLVQRLRQGGFCLLDVQFMTPHLRRFGAIEILRVEYKVRLAHALTVDAQF